The Nocardioides zeae genome includes the window TGACGCTGCGGGGCCTGCACGCGACGTACACGGAGCTGTTCCTCCCGCTCTACGGCGCCCACCAGGCGCAGAACGCCGCCGTCGCGCTCGCCGCGGCGGAGGCGCTGACCGGGGACACCCCGCTCGACGACGAGCTGGTGCGCACGGCCCTGGGCCAGGCGACGTCGCCGGGGCGGCTCGAGATCGTGCGGCGCAGTCCGACGATCCTCCTCGACGCCGCGCACAACCCGGCGGGTGCCGAGGCGACGATGGCCGCGCTCGAGGACTCCTTCACCTTCTCGCCGGTCATCGGCGTGCTCGCCGTGATGGGGGACAAGGACGTCGAGGGCGTGCTCTCCGTGCTCGAGCCGCACCTCGCGCACGTCGTGTGCACCCGCAACTCGACGCCGCGCTCGCTCCCGGCCGCCGAGCTGGCGAGGCAGGCGCGCGACATCTTCGGCGAGGACCGCGTCTCGGTCGCCGCCGACCTGTCCGAGGCCATCGACGCGGCCGCGGCGCTCGCCGAGGCGGGGGAGGCGCTCGGCGTCTCGATCGGCTCCGGTGCCGTGCTCGTCATCGGCTCGGTCGTCACCGTGGGCGAGGCCCGCGTCCTGCTGGGAGGTCACCGATGAGCCGTCGCGAGCGTCCCGAGGTGGAGCAGCGGGTCATCCCCGCCGGCGCCCCCGACGACCCCGAGCGTTTCAAGTCGCCCCGCCGCGGCATGGCGGCGGCCGTGCTGGTGCTCGAGGGCATCATCCTCGGCCTCACCGCGCCCGTGCTCGTGCGCTTCACCGACATCTCCGCGGGGGCCGCGATCGGCATCGGCGTGGGCCTCGGCCTGGCGTGCGTGCTGACGGCGGGGCTGCTCCGCAAGGAGTGGGGGTACGGCGTGGGCTGGGCCCTCCAGGTCGCCGCGCTCGCGCTGGGGTTCCTCGTGCCCGCCATGTTCTTCCTCGGCGCGATCTTCGCCGCGCTGTGGGCCACCGCCGACCTCATGGGGCGCCGGATCGAGCAGGAGCGCGGCGCCGCGTGGGCGGCGTACGACGCGGCCCACCCCGAGGCGCACCCCGGTGCGCCGGGCGCTCCCGGCACCCCCTCACAGGACTGACCGCACCGCCGCCAGCGCGGCGTCGAGCTCCGCGTCGGAGCACCCGCCGAAGCCGATCACCAGCCCGGTGCGCACGTGGGTGCGGCACAGGTCGGCGAGCAGCGTGAGGTCGAACCCGGCGCGGCGCAGCGCCGTGTGGGCCGCCACGGTGGTGGCGGGCGGGAGCTCGAGGGTCGCGTACATCCCGGCCACCGGGCCCACGCCGGGCAGGGCGTCGGCGACGCGGGCCGCGCGCTCGGCGTACACCCGCCGCGCCCCGCGCACCGCCCGGTCGACGTAGCCGTCGCGCAGCAGCGCGAGGAAGGCCCGCTGCACGGGCCAGGCGGCCGTGTCGTGGGTGACCCGACGGAAGGTGTCGAGGGACTCCCCGAGCGCCGGCGGTGCGACCAGCCAGCCGAGCCGCAGGCTGGGGGCGACGGTCTTGCTCGCCGTGCCGAGGTAGCCGACCCGGTCCCGGTCGAGGCTCGCCAGCGCGGGGATGGGCGCGACGTCGTAGCGGAACTCCGAGTCGTAGTCGTCCTCCACCACGATCGCGTCCACCGCGCGGGCCGCGGCGAGCAGGTCGAGCCGCTCCGCCCCGCCCAGCGGCGGGCCGAGGGGGTGCTGGTGCGCGGGGGTGGCGTACGCCGCGGCGCAGCCCGCGAGGTCGCGCACGGGCGTGAGGGCGGGGTGGTCGACGACCGTCCGGCCGGCGGCGCGGACCGTGGCGACGGCCGCCCGGTAGCCGGGGTCGTCCATGAGCACGGCGCCCGGGCGCAGCACGGCGAGCAGGTGGCGCAGCCCGTCCGCGGTGCCGGCCGTGACCCGCACGTCGTCGGGGTCGACGTCGAGCCCCCGCTCGCGGGCGAGG containing:
- a CDS encoding DUF4233 domain-containing protein: MSRRERPEVEQRVIPAGAPDDPERFKSPRRGMAAAVLVLEGIILGLTAPVLVRFTDISAGAAIGIGVGLGLACVLTAGLLRKEWGYGVGWALQVAALALGFLVPAMFFLGAIFAALWATADLMGRRIEQERGAAWAAYDAAHPEAHPGAPGAPGTPSQD
- a CDS encoding aminotransferase-like domain-containing protein; its protein translation is MLPLVLDRTGGAPLGQQLARQVRRRITDGTLVDGDRLPSTRALAADLGVARTVVEQAYAQLVAEGWLAGRRGAGTFVAASAHLAGPAARASRSEPDPARLVRLDAGTPWTDPRQTALWRRAWREVGTARRPAGYDDPRGLPELRAALAGRLARERGLDVDPDDVRVTAGTADGLRHLLAVLRPGAVLMDDPGYRAAVATVRAAGRTVVDHPALTPVRDLAGCAAAYATPAHQHPLGPPLGGAERLDLLAAARAVDAIVVEDDYDSEFRYDVAPIPALASLDRDRVGYLGTASKTVAPSLRLGWLVAPPALGESLDTFRRVTHDTAAWPVQRAFLALLRDGYVDRAVRGARRVYAERAARVADALPGVGPVAGMYATLELPPATTVAAHTALRRAGFDLTLLADLCRTHVRTGLVIGFGGCSDAELDAALAAVRSVL